taagtaagtcaATGTAGAAACATTGACTTAATTTAGGTCGAAAATTCATGAAGTGACCTTGTTTAAGGTCACTTAATGACTTTTTGATCTAAATATTCTGacaatttgcttttaatatgtGAGTAATAACTAATTATGTACGATTACGTTTTCTCCTCGGGAAGCATAATTCATATAAGAAATCaccaacatattttatttaatataatcttaatacaaattttatatattttttagttatttagttattttttatattaggaaACTTTCCGATAACGTCCATTAGAATTATGGCGGTtagatagaaaaaataagaaaaaagtcGTGATAAGCATGGCATTAATAACTCATTTTACCTAAAAGTGTCACTTAGTTACTTTTCGCTCTACGAGGacgatatacatacatacatatctatgTTTATACTCATCACACATTTTCAATGCTcatcgtttattatttttattttagaatattaaaaaaatggatggTGCACAGGCTTCCACGTCACAATGTGTGTCAACACGTGAAGGTACATCGAGAAAAGGTGGTCGCCTTTTATTTAGAGGAGGGTATGAATATAACTGGAAAAGGCAGAACAAAGACAGCACAGAACTTTGGCGTTGtgcaaagaaaaatacttgcagtgcttctataaaaacaaaaagggaCCCTCTTATAGTTTTACATGAAACATCACATAACCATGAACCGAAAAACTTAGAAACAAgggaaataaaacaacagatgGAAAAGTGTACAAATACAGTTCAACACGATGTAAGCATTCCAATTCCTCAAATATTTAGTGAGCACATggaaatacttaaacaaaaaggaataCATAATTTGCCGAAGTTTGAAAATGTAAGTAAACATCTGTATCAGAAACGAAACAACTCCATTGGAGCCAGAAGACTTTGCTTTAGTAAAGCAGCAGAGCTTATTATaccagaaaaatatttatttttgctgtttgCTGATTATCAAGACAGAGATAAAcgtatattaatatttggaCATAAGGATTTTATTGGCCATTTGAGGCAGTCAAGACGATTTTTCTTTGATGGAACGTTTAAGATCTGCCCGAAGGCATTTTATCAACTTTTTACCATTCATGCTGACATCGGAAGCACAGAAGAATTTGTCAATGTGATTCCTATTTTGTATGCGTTACTGCCTGATAAGAAGCTCGACACATATcagatattatttgaaataataaaaagtcagTTACCTGAATGGGAACCAACTTATGCCACTATGGATTTTGAAGTAGCCATTATAGTAGcattacagaatatttttccTGACGTTAAAATAACAGGGTGTAATTTTCACTTTAACCAGTGCTTGTGGCGTAGAGCAAAGactttaaatttagataagACACAAACAGGGAAGGCTCATATAAAGTTGTGTGCAGCATTATCACACATTCCTAAACATTTCGTCGAAGATGGATGGCTTTACATTATGGCAGAAAGTCCAAGCAGtgaaaattttacgaaattcaatgattattttgttaatacgTGGCTAGAAGACAAGGTGCTTTCGAATATTTGGTGTACGTATAATGAATATCACAAAACGAACAACATTGTAGAGTCATGgaaccataaaattaaaaaaatcataaaagtcAAACCAAACATTGGACAACTTCTGCAAGGATTAAATAAGGATGTCCAATTTTATTCGGAACAGTTGAGACAACCCGGTGgaatcaaaatttcaaaaaggaaACCGGATACTTTAGTAAGAAATTGGAAAATACAAACTACAGTGCAGGAACTATTGAATGGGCAGATAAGTATAGGACATTgtttagaaaaactaaaattctaaggcataaaaaacaataacgtcCCTATACTAACAATATCTCTGGTTTAACTCATAGTTTTATGCTGATTTATTTGATTCAATAAGACTGATTTGTAcgtattataagattttttattgttcaaaagttaattatttatattttcactttttatttgaaataaggcTATATTatccaaatgtttttattgtttaatcgtTATGTTTTATGcttagttaatttgtttttttaaataagactgattttaaaattaataaataagtaaataatgttttgtaaacattttataaataattatattcctaTACAATATCGCTAGCCATTGAACACAGAGTTtggtatgttaatttatttgattaaagcatatattgtaagattttttatagtttaaaagttaattgtttctatttttactttttttaaaaaataaggctGATTTTTcgaatgttgttattgtttgattattattatttttgtaagactGATTTTACCTGatcttgattgtttttttttaagaagttaatataaatctagaacaaatctaaaatcttttattttaacgttttatcTTTTGATCCCGAATGTACATGACATATTTTATgacac
The genomic region above belongs to Trichoplusia ni isolate ovarian cell line Hi5 chromosome 5, tn1, whole genome shotgun sequence and contains:
- the LOC113494297 gene encoding uncharacterized protein LOC113494297 is translated as MDGAQASTSQCVSTREGTSRKGGRLLFRGGYEYNWKRQNKDSTELWRCAKKNTCSASIKTKRDPLIVLHETSHNHEPKNLETREIKQQMEKCTNTVQHDVSIPIPQIFSEHMEILKQKGIHNLPKFENVSKHLYQKRNNSIGARRLCFSKAAELIIPEKYLFLLFADYQDRDKRILIFGHKDFIGHLRQSRRFFFDGTFKICPKAFYQLFTIHADIGSTEEFVNVIPILYALLPDKKLDTYQILFEIIKSQLPEWEPTYATMDFEVAIIVALQNIFPDVKITGCNFHFNQCLWRRAKTLNLDKTQTGKAHIKLCAALSHIPKHFVEDGWLYIMAESPSSENFTKFNDYFVNTWLEDKVLSNIWCTYNEYHKTNNIVESWNHKIKKIIKVKPNIGQLLQGLNKDVQFYSEQLRQPGGIKISKRKPDTLVRNWKIQTTVQELLNGQISIGHCLEKLKF